In a genomic window of Zootoca vivipara chromosome 5, rZooViv1.1, whole genome shotgun sequence:
- the HES1 gene encoding transcription factor HES-1 yields the protein MPADLMEKSSSSPVAATPASIHATPDKPRTASDHRKSSKPIMEKRRRARINESLGQLKTLILDALKKDSSRHSKLEKADILEMTVKHLRNLQRAQMTAVLNTDPTVLGKYRAGFNECMNEVTRFLSTCEGVNAEVRTRLLGHLASCMSQINAMNYPSHQPPSAALPPPPHPAPPGAQHGPSFGQPLVQIPAGAVPPAANVVPCKLGNPAGESAKVYGGFQLVPASDGQFAFLIPSTAFGPPHNNAVIPLYADGGMGSGLPPAASVSPASGAPSLSADSVWRPW from the exons ATGCCCGCCGACCTGATGGAGAAGAGTTCCTCGTCGCCCGTGGCCGCTACCCCGGCCAGCATCCACGCGACGCCCGACAAGCCCCGCACTGCCTCGGACCACCGGAAG TCGTCCAAACCCATCATGGAGAAGCGGCGGCGCGCGCGGATCAACGAGAGCCTCGGGCAGCTCAAGACGCTCATCCTGGACGCGCTCAAGAAGGAC AGCTCCCGGCACTCGAAGCTGGAGAAAGCGGACATATTAGAAATGACAGTCAAGCATTTGAGAAACCTGCAGCGAGCGCAGATGACGG cCGTGCTGAATACAGACCCCACTGTGCTGGGTAAATACCGGGCCGGATTCAACGAGTGCATGAACGAGGTGACCCGCTTCCTCTCCACTTGCGAGGGGGTGAACGCCGAGGTGCGAACTCGACTGCTCGGACACCTGGCCAGTTGCATGAGCCAGATCAACGCCATGAACTATCCCTCCCATCAGCCACCCTCCGCTgcactgccgccgccaccccaccccgcaccccCTGGGGCACAGCACGGCCCCTCTTTCGGGCAGCCCCTGGTGCAGATCCCAGCTGGCGCAGTGCCCCCTGCTGCCAACGTTGTGCCTTGCAAGCTGGGCAACCCGGCCGGGGAAAGCGCCAAGGTGTACGGTGGCTTCCAGCTAGTGCCAGCCTCCGACGGGCAGTTTGCCTTCCTCATCCCCAGCACAGCCTTTGGGCCCCCGCACAACAACGCCGTCATCCCCCTCTACGCTGATGGGGGCATGGGGTCGGGGCTGCCCCCAGCTGCCTCCGTCTCTCCTGCGTCTGGTGCCCCATCGCTTTCGGCAGATTCGGTGTGGAGGCCTTGGTGA